A single region of the Undibacterium sp. 5I1 genome encodes:
- the tnpA gene encoding IS66 family insertion sequence element accessory protein TnpA: MNFNPLKVAFWTKHQQDWAESGLSLSAYCRREAIGYSTFYTWRKRLASVVDQSVTLATPAVKSPVASQVKHAAITTIASAPPRPAMKPCKLVPVSIRASLPEIGKRPTDPSSIYS; encoded by the coding sequence ATGAATTTCAATCCTCTCAAAGTGGCGTTTTGGACTAAACATCAGCAGGACTGGGCTGAGAGCGGCTTATCACTGAGCGCGTATTGTCGACGTGAAGCCATAGGCTACTCAACGTTTTATACTTGGCGCAAACGCCTAGCTTCCGTTGTTGATCAGAGCGTCACACTTGCAACGCCCGCTGTAAAATCGCCAGTAGCTTCTCAAGTCAAGCATGCCGCCATCACGACAATCGCATCGGCACCGCCCCGGCCAGCCATGAAGCCTTGCAAGCTGGTGCCGGTGTCGATCAGGGCATCACTTCCCGAAATTGGTAAGCGTCCAACAGATCCGTCTAGCATTTATTCCTAA
- a CDS encoding peroxiredoxin family protein, producing MAAQRTTSNGGVSYWLNSVDAQTKVTSYTLGGTDVSGKKINLRDFSDMTVLVSFFTFDCALCSDDLKLMREFYVRNSKNKFMLLGVNLDSNKKDLDDYNDLTTHTYPKNQRFPTVWRNAPEHKDNFGTITTQPTHFVLDHNNQLKFKREGKFQGSVAIANPRRSLGRRIPPIIKQSGFFLPKHKIGRQKTDHLHLPS from the coding sequence ATGGCTGCCCAACGAACAACCTCCAATGGAGGTGTATCGTATTGGCTTAACTCTGTTGACGCGCAAACAAAAGTAACGTCTTACACTTTGGGTGGTACGGATGTATCTGGTAAAAAAATTAACCTGCGTGATTTCTCAGATATGACGGTGCTCGTGAGTTTTTTTACTTTTGATTGCGCTTTATGCAGCGATGATCTAAAACTGATGCGGGAATTTTATGTACGCAATAGCAAAAATAAATTTATGCTTCTTGGTGTGAATTTGGACAGCAACAAAAAAGATTTAGACGACTACAACGACCTCACTACGCATACCTATCCCAAAAATCAAAGGTTCCCTACAGTCTGGCGCAACGCACCTGAGCATAAAGATAATTTTGGCACTATCACTACTCAGCCAACCCACTTTGTACTGGATCACAACAATCAATTGAAATTTAAAAGAGAAGGCAAATTTCAGGGTTCTGTCGCAATAGCGAACCCAAGACGGAGTCTTGGCAGACGGATTCCGCCTATCATTAAACAGAGCGGATTTTTCCTGCCAAAGCATAAAATTGGTCGGCAAAAGACAGATCATCTGCACCTTCCATCATGA
- a CDS encoding DDE-type integrase/transposase/recombinase, whose translation MIDELRKVLKRMHYPLEVMLTCVRWYAAYPLSLRHVEEMMAERGVFVDHSTVSRWAIRLLPLLEKIFRKHKHPVGGSWRMDETYIKVKGAWKYLYRAVKRITKPMLGFKSFRSAKSILVGIELMHMIRKGQLMMEGADDLSFADQFYALAGKIRSV comes from the coding sequence ATGATAGACGAGCTACGCAAGGTACTCAAACGAATGCATTATCCGCTTGAAGTAATGCTGACCTGCGTGCGCTGGTACGCAGCCTACCCGCTGAGTCTTCGCCATGTCGAAGAAATGATGGCGGAGCGTGGTGTATTCGTTGATCATTCAACGGTCAGCCGCTGGGCGATTCGACTTCTGCCGTTACTGGAAAAGATATTCAGAAAGCACAAGCACCCGGTCGGTGGAAGCTGGCGGATGGACGAGACTTATATCAAGGTCAAAGGCGCCTGGAAATACCTCTATCGTGCAGTGAAACGGATAACAAAACCAATGCTCGGATTCAAATCGTTCCGATCAGCCAAAAGCATCCTGGTTGGTATCGAACTCATGCACATGATTCGCAAGGGTCAACTCATGATGGAAGGTGCAGATGATCTGTCTTTTGCCGACCAATTTTATGCTTTGGCAGGAAAAATCCGCTCTGTTTAA